The proteins below come from a single Tiliqua scincoides isolate rTilSci1 chromosome 16, rTilSci1.hap2, whole genome shotgun sequence genomic window:
- the BBLN gene encoding bublin coiled-coil protein, producing MSGPNGEPQLPVGRGEEDDDGGGFGDAEYAAINSMLDQINSCLDHLEEKNDHLHARLKELLESNRQTRLEFQQQLSEGEDLEADGQGSEPDT from the exons ATGTCCGGGCCAAATGGGGAACCACAGCTGccggtggggagaggggaagaggatGATGATGGTGGCGGCTTTGGGGACGCGG AATATGCGGCCATCAATTccatgctggatcagatcaacTCCTGCTTGGATCACCTGGAGGAGAAGAATGACCACCTGCACGCTCGTCTGAAGGAACTTCTGGAATCCAACCGACAGACACGCCTGGAGTTTCAGCAGCAGCTGAGCGAAGGAGAAGACCTGGAGGCCGATGGGCAAGGATCCGAGCCGGACACTTAA
- the PTGES2 gene encoding prostaglandin E synthase 2, whose product MAAVCSAWRFLGRWAWGLQGSGPQQRAGGLLLGSSCRGTRGIASSAAGGWARQSRPVLLGAALALGGTLGLCQTLRPHFASQEQQAIALPPEGSLQLTLYQYKTCPFCSKVRTFLDYHGLAYEIVEVNPVMRKEIKFSAYRKVPILLANAGSALQLNDSSVIISAIKSYLVSRKSLEEIVSYYPPMKAVNDRGKEVVEYGNKYWLMLDEKETVHVYPVKEARTEEMKWRKWVDDWLVHLISPNVYRTPGEALASFDYIVREGKFGAVEGFFAKYVGAAAMFFIGKRLKNRHHLHEDVREDLYKAANDWVKAVGRHRLFMGGNQPNLADLAVYGVLRVMEGLEAFEDMMMHSTIQPWYRRMEVAIGQAAVTKQSLAGDYLHG is encoded by the exons ATGGCAGCTGTTTGCAGTGCCTGGAGGTTCCTGGGGCGCTGGGCGTGGGGGCTGCAGGGCTCTGGTCCCCAGCAGCGTGCAGGGGGGCTTCTGCTGGGGTCCAGCTGCCGGGGGACCCGTGGCATCGCTTCCTCTGCAGCAGGGGGCTGGGCGAGGCAGAGCAGACCTGTGCTCCTGGGGGCTGCTTTGGCCCTGGGGGGCACCCTGGGGCTCTGCCAGACTCTGCGGCCCCACTTCGCGAGCCAGGAGCAGCAGGCGATCGCCCTG CCCCCTGAAGGTAGCCTTCAGCTGACTCTGTACCAGTACAAGACCTGCCCTTTCTGCAGTAAGGTGCGGACTTTCCTCGACTATCATGGGCTGGCTTACGAAATCGTGGAGGTGAATCCGGTCATGAGGAAGGAAATAAAGTTCTCCGCTTACAGAAAAGTGCCCATCCTTCTTGCCAACGCTGGGAGTGCCCTG CAATTGAACGACTCTTCAGTGATCATCAGTGCCATTAAATCCTACCTCGTTTCCAG GAAGAGTTTGGAAGAGATTGTATCCTATTATCCTCCCATGAAAGCTGTGAACGACCGGGGCAAGGAAGTCGTGGAGTATGGCAACAAATACTGGCTGATGCTGGATGAGAAGGAGACGGTGCATGTTTACCCTGTCAAGGAAGCAAGGAC GGAGGAAATGAAGTGGCGGAAGTGGGTGGATGACTGGCTGGTTCATCTCATCTCGCCCAATGTATACCGTACCCCTGGAGAAGCCCTGGCGTCTTTTGATTACATCGTCCGCGAGGGAAAGTTTGGCGCTGTAGAAGGTTTCTTTGCCAAATATGTGGGGGCTGCCGCGATGTTCTTCATCGGCAAGAGGCTGAAAAATAG GCACCATCTGCACGAAGACGTCAGAGAAGATTTGTACAAAGCCGCCAACGACTGGGTAAAAGCGGTTGGCCGGCATAGACTCTTCATGGGAGGAAACCAACCCAACTTGGCAGACTTG GCAGTGTATGGTGTCCTGCGAGTCATGGAAGGCTTGGAAGCTTTTGAAGACATGATGATGCACTCCACGATTCAGCCTTGGTACCGCCGCATGGAGGTGGCCATTGGGCAGGCTGCAGTGACCAAGCAAAGTCTAGCGGGAGACTATCTCCATGGCTGA
- the ODF2 gene encoding outer dense fiber protein 2: MKSRSTTPPLHVHVDENTPVHVHIKKGQKTPPPAKPQQKHKQKMKGDTVNVRRSVRVKAKVPWMPPGKTSCRDSTYKWEGPTHRLEITPPDSDKLLSVLRLSDLSTDEEDAIHCKMNKYEKKIDSLLNVVGTLKNEVMCPQVKMPKRDENRCVAKRILEEQKEELEEVTQELVETEHENSLLRRNIERMKEEKDLSM; encoded by the exons ATGAAGAGCCGCTCCACAACTCCCCCTTTGCACGTCCATGTGGATGAAAATACCCCTGTTCATGTCCATATTAAAAAGGGTCAGAAAACACCGCCACCTGCCAAACCCCAG CAAAAGCACAAGCAGAAAATGAAAGGGGATACCGTGAATGTGCGTCGCAGTGTCAGAGTGAAAGCTAAAGTCCCCTGGATGCCCCCGGGCAAAACATCTTGCAGAGATTCAACTTACAAGTGGGAG GGACCAACCCACCGCCTGGAAATCACTCCTCCAGACTCAGATAAGTTACTGTCAGTGCTCCGCCTGAGCGATCTCTCAACGGACGAGGAAGACGCCATTCACTGCAAAATGAACAAGTACGAGAAGAAGATTGACAGCTTATTGAACGTGGTGGGCACGTTGAAAAATGAG GTCATGTGCCCTCAAGTCAAAATGCCCAAGCGCGATGAAAACCGATGTGTGGCTAAGCGTATTCTGGAAGAGCAGAAGGAAGAGCTAGAGGAGGTAACTCAGGAGCTGGTTGAGACGGAACACGAAAATAGCCTTCTCCGGCGCAACATTGAACGTATGAAAGAGGAGAAAGATCTTAGCATGTAA
- the PTPA gene encoding serine/threonine-protein phosphatase 2A activator, producing the protein MAESERQSESPEEAAAPTAPQRNFMIPKKEINMVPDMAKWKRSQAYADYMGFILTLNEGVKGRKLTCEYKVSEPIEKLVALLNTLDRWIDETPPVDQPSRFGNKAFRTWYTKLDQGAENLVATVVPKQLVEAVPEVAVYLKESVGNSTRIDYGTGTPRAISVLARRWQGSGQTVGSTLVSLLPYLDLPLPA; encoded by the exons ATGGCAGAGAGCGAGAGGCAGTcgg AGTCCCCCGAGGAGGCGGCGGCGCCAACCGCTCCCCAGCGGAACTTCATGATCCCCAAAAAGGAAATCAACATGGTTCCTGACATGGCCAAGTGGAAACGGTCTCAG GCTTACGCCGATTACATGGGCTTTATTCTCACGCTGAACGAAGGTGTCAAGGGCAGGAAGCTGACGTGTGAATATAAAGTTTCTGAG CCAATCGAAAAGCTGGTAGCTCTCCTGAACACACTTGACAGGTGGATTGATGAgaccccgccagtggaccagccGTCTCGTTTTGGGAACAAGGCCTTCCGGACGTGGTACACGAAACTAGACCAG GGAGCAGAAAATTTGGTAGCCACGGTGGTCCCCAAGCAGCTCGTAGAAGCGGTGCCAGAGGTGGCCGTGTACTTGAAGGAATCTGTGGGCAACTCGACGCGCATTGACTACGGCACAGGTACCCCTCGGGCAATCAGTGTGTTGGCAAGGCGTTGGCAAGGCTCCGGTCAGACAGTGGGATCTACCTTGGTCTCTTTGCTGCCCTACCTTGACCTGCCTTTGCCTGCATGA